The following are from one region of the Sorghum bicolor cultivar BTx623 chromosome 2, Sorghum_bicolor_NCBIv3, whole genome shotgun sequence genome:
- the LOC8075043 gene encoding SEC12-like protein 1 has product MAGGGSGSGEASAAGGGKVACAAWIRRREEKAAAAVARVFAAYGRAGAAGSPPALEVLGFDAKECSLSPEPLARAVLGEGGAGDAPRSIAVHPAGDELVCATATGCRLFKLIFEEFTVRIIPRDAPPLESAGPQKCLAFSTDGAKFAIGGEDGHLRIFHWPSMNVLLDEPKAHKSFRDMDISLDSEFLVSTSTDGSARIWKIDEGAPLVNLTRSSDEKIECCRFSRDGMKPFLFCTVAKGSKVVTAVWNISDWKRIGYKRLLGKPISTLSVSLDGKYLALGSHDGDFCAVDVKKMEVSHWSKKVHLGSPVTSIGFCPTERVIISTSHQWGAELTKLNVPADWKEWQVWLVLLALFLASAILFYVFYERSDTFWNFPMGRHQPAKPWNMLKESPPVPEDQNPW; this is encoded by the exons atggccggcggcggcagcggcagcggcgagGCTTCGGCGGCGGGAGGCGGGAAGGTGGCGTGCGCGGCGTGGATCCGGCGCCGGGAggagaaggcggcggcggcggtggcgcgggTGTTCGCGGCGTACGGCCGGGCGGGGGCGGCCGGCTCCCCGCCCGCGCTCGAGGTGCTCGGCTTCGACGCCAAGGAGTGCTCCCTCTCCCCCGAGCCCCTG GCGAGGGCCGTGCTCGGGGAGGGCGGCGCGGGCGACGCGCCGCGCAGCATCGCGGTGCACcccgccggcgacgagcttgTCTGCGCCACCGCCACGGGCTGCAG GTTATTCAAACTGATATTTGAAGAGTTCACAGTACGCATCATTCCAAGAGATGCTCCTCCACTAGAATCTGCTGGACCTCAAAAGTGTCTTGCTTTCAGCACAGATGGTGCCAAATTTGCCATTGGTGGAGAG GATGGGCATCTCAGAATATTCCATTGGCCAAGCATGAATGTGCTTTTGGACGAACCCAAAGCTCATAAATCCTTCCGAGACATGGATATCAG CTTAGACTCAGAGTTCTTAGTTTCAACATCCACTGATGGATCTGCAAGAATATGGAAGATAGATGAGGGTGCACCACTGGTCAATTTGACTCGATCCTCG GATGAGAAGATTGAGTGTTGCCGCTTTTCTAGGGATGGAATGAAACCATTCCTGTTTTGCACTGTTGCAAAAG GTTCCAAAGTTGTTACTGCTGTATGGAACATAAGCGATTGGAAGAGAATTGGGTACAAAAGACTTCTGGGAAAGCCTATCTCCACACTTTCAGTTAGCTTGGATGGGAAGTATCTGGCATT AGGAAGCCATGATGGTGACTTCTGTGCTGTTGATGTAAAGAAAATGGAAGTTTCTCACTGGAGCAAGAAAGTTCATCTTGGTTCCCCAGTCACCTCCATTGGATTTTGTCCTACTGAAAG GGTTATAATCTCCACATCACATCAATGGGGAGCAGAGTTGACAAAACTGAATGTGCCGGCTGACTGGAAAG AATGGCAGGTCTGGCTCGTACTCCTGGCGCTCTTCCTAGCGTCCGCCATCCTGTTCTATGTGTTCTATGAGCGCTCGGACACATTCTGGAACTTCCCCATGGGGCGACACCAGCCAGCGAAGCCATGGAACATGCTCAAGGAGTCTCCTCCGGTCCCCGAGGACCAGAATCCATGGTGA